The following are encoded together in the uncultured Desulfobacter sp. genome:
- a CDS encoding ATP-binding protein: MKKKKNDHIPAKGDLKIEKKHYFYVADDFVPWDWAVVYLIEGTPVHRSIFASFWRTTLGIFFFVCVGILSMFWLLKIFFVQRVLRLKQGAALIGEGDLTYRFDIRDPKDELDDLALAFNRMADAIEHRETRRKKMNSELLKKNEELEQFTYIASHDLQEPLRKLSAFSGLLKKDVGKDLNSRAEKDLEYIIDASQRMQALIQDLLSLSRAGRMALASERIDLNELIQEVKVSFKEEIEQSGTDFKTVDCPAVHADPVLLKQVFQNLIHNAFKFNNKEKPIIEISCTKKNDQTIFGVKDNGIGIKPEYMEQIFIPFKRLHGRYEYPGTGIGLSICKKIVEQHDGQIWVESKIDEYSHFKFTLNAKEN; this comes from the coding sequence TTGAAAAAAAAAAAAAATGACCATATACCGGCCAAAGGAGATCTTAAGATTGAAAAAAAACATTATTTTTATGTTGCGGATGATTTTGTCCCATGGGACTGGGCAGTGGTATATCTCATTGAGGGAACACCAGTTCATAGATCCATTTTTGCCAGTTTCTGGCGGACAACACTGGGGATTTTTTTCTTTGTCTGTGTCGGCATTCTCAGTATGTTCTGGCTTCTTAAAATATTTTTCGTCCAGAGGGTTCTTCGTCTGAAACAGGGGGCCGCATTAATCGGGGAAGGGGATTTAACATATCGGTTTGATATAAGAGATCCCAAAGATGAACTCGATGACCTGGCTCTGGCATTCAACCGTATGGCAGACGCTATTGAGCATAGAGAAACCAGGCGCAAAAAAATGAATTCAGAATTGTTGAAGAAAAACGAGGAACTTGAACAGTTTACATATATTGCCAGCCACGATCTGCAGGAACCTTTAAGGAAACTCAGCGCTTTTTCAGGACTTCTCAAAAAAGATGTCGGAAAAGATCTGAACAGCCGGGCTGAAAAAGATCTTGAATACATCATTGATGCATCCCAAAGGATGCAGGCATTAATCCAGGACCTGCTGTCTCTTTCCAGAGCAGGACGTATGGCTCTCGCATCGGAGAGAATTGATCTCAATGAATTAATACAAGAGGTCAAAGTCTCTTTTAAAGAAGAAATAGAACAATCGGGAACCGATTTTAAAACGGTTGATTGTCCGGCGGTACACGCAGACCCGGTGCTGCTCAAGCAAGTGTTCCAGAATTTGATCCACAATGCATTCAAGTTTAATAATAAAGAGAAGCCTATTATTGAGATAAGCTGCACAAAGAAAAACGATCAAACCATCTTCGGTGTTAAGGACAATGGGATCGGAATAAAACCCGAGTATATGGAACAAATTTTCATCCCCTTCAAACGGCTGCATGGCCGTTATGAATACCCGGGTACGGGTATTGGGTTAAGCATTTGTAAAAAAATAGTTGAACAGCATGACGGGCAAATATGGGTGGAATCGAAAATCGATGAATATTCACATTTCAAGTTTACCTTGAACGCCAAGGAGAATTGA
- a CDS encoding response regulator, producing the protein MKDKKDAVILLAEDDIADQELTKRALEACKIDNQLFIVNDGEEALDYLYRRNRYADPATSPTPDLLLLDLNMPKLNGFQVLETLKQDPVLKLIRIIVLTTSNQEQDILKSYSYGVASYISKPIDSGDFFRVISELNEYWFRIVKLPPKER; encoded by the coding sequence ATGAAAGATAAAAAAGACGCTGTAATATTACTTGCAGAGGATGACATTGCAGACCAGGAACTTACAAAACGGGCGCTTGAAGCATGCAAAATAGACAATCAGTTGTTCATCGTGAACGATGGTGAGGAGGCACTGGACTATCTATACCGCAGAAACAGGTATGCCGATCCGGCGACATCTCCTACCCCCGATCTTTTGCTCCTGGACTTGAACATGCCCAAACTTAACGGGTTTCAAGTTTTGGAAACATTAAAGCAAGATCCTGTGCTCAAATTGATTCGAATCATTGTCTTGACAACCTCAAACCAGGAGCAGGACATTCTAAAGAGTTACTCTTACGGGGTCGCCTCATATATATCCAAACCCATTGATTCGGGCGATTTTTTTAGAGTTATCTCTGAACTGAACGAATATTGGTTTAGAATCGTTAAACTGCCACCCAAAGAAAGATGA
- a CDS encoding response regulator: MKEKKIIAFAIDDDLGDLEILRRHLEDITNWHVEFTPFSQWEQGIEALERQHMDVLFVDYFLGRTTGLEVINTLRKKGEKRPIIALTGQGSEKIAAEITRAGADDYLAKDELTPSLLKRTIFNLMERFKSLEEKALLEKQLQEAQKMETLGTLAGGIAHDFNNLLMSIMGYADFARIKSKDREIVTDLQHIINTCRQMSELVGQLLSFSRKEKDQIASVNVAQTISNAINILQHTLPKKIELVLEKPAHKVSVKANINLLNQIILNLCINASDAMPEGGKILIKYRYYEVDTAYSLSHPDISAGEYVLIEISDTGEGMTEEIMTRIFDPFFTTKHLDSNKGTGLGLAIVWNNVKKMDGAIDVYSEVGKGTVFKLYLPSGKKTSDVSYPTDAKEILGNHEVILVVDDEKLILNLANKMLTRMNYKVYTASSGGMALDTFRELEDEIDLIILDISMPGMNGRECLKRLKALNADVKVIFSSGHDLTSEVDALKALGASGLIQKPYLMTDLGKRIRSVLTS; the protein is encoded by the coding sequence ATGAAAGAGAAAAAAATAATTGCCTTTGCCATTGACGATGATTTAGGCGATCTTGAAATTCTCAGGCGTCATTTGGAAGACATTACGAACTGGCATGTCGAATTTACACCCTTCTCACAGTGGGAGCAAGGAATTGAAGCGCTTGAGCGGCAACATATGGATGTCCTGTTCGTCGATTATTTCCTGGGAAGGACAACGGGTCTAGAAGTTATTAATACCTTGAGGAAAAAAGGTGAAAAAAGGCCTATTATCGCACTGACAGGGCAGGGAAGTGAAAAAATTGCCGCTGAAATTACCCGGGCCGGCGCAGACGATTATCTGGCCAAAGATGAATTGACCCCCAGCCTGCTTAAGAGAACAATTTTCAATTTAATGGAACGGTTCAAGTCGTTAGAGGAAAAAGCGCTTTTAGAAAAACAGTTGCAGGAAGCCCAGAAAATGGAAACACTGGGGACTCTTGCCGGGGGGATTGCCCATGACTTCAACAATCTTTTGATGTCCATTATGGGATATGCAGATTTTGCACGGATCAAATCCAAAGACCGTGAAATCGTGACAGATCTTCAGCACATTATAAACACCTGCCGTCAAATGTCAGAACTGGTGGGGCAGCTTTTATCCTTCAGCCGAAAAGAAAAAGATCAGATCGCGTCCGTAAACGTTGCTCAAACCATTTCCAATGCCATCAATATCCTGCAACATACCCTGCCTAAAAAAATAGAATTGGTGCTGGAGAAACCGGCCCATAAAGTTTCTGTAAAAGCCAATATCAATCTGTTGAATCAAATTATCCTCAACTTGTGTATCAATGCATCGGACGCCATGCCCGAAGGCGGAAAAATTCTTATTAAATACAGGTATTATGAAGTTGATACGGCCTATTCATTATCCCATCCGGACATCTCTGCCGGAGAGTATGTGCTCATTGAGATTTCAGACACCGGAGAGGGGATGACCGAAGAGATCATGACGCGAATCTTTGATCCGTTTTTTACAACGAAGCATTTGGACAGCAATAAGGGGACGGGATTAGGCCTTGCCATCGTGTGGAACAATGTAAAGAAAATGGATGGCGCCATTGACGTATATAGTGAAGTCGGAAAAGGGACGGTCTTCAAGTTGTATCTTCCATCGGGAAAGAAAACGTCCGATGTCAGTTATCCCACCGATGCCAAAGAAATTTTGGGCAACCATGAGGTGATTCTGGTCGTAGATGATGAAAAACTGATTCTTAATCTGGCAAACAAAATGCTGACCCGCATGAATTACAAGGTATACACAGCCAGCAGCGGGGGAATGGCGTTGGATACATTCCGGGAATTGGAAGATGAGATCGATCTCATTATTCTGGACATATCAATGCCGGGAATGAATGGCCGGGAATGCCTTAAGAGGCTCAAAGCGTTGAACGCGGATGTAAAGGTCATTTTTTCCAGCGGCCATGATCTGACATCCGAGGTGGATGCGTTAAAAGCTCTGGGGGCCTCGGGATTAATCCAAAAGCCTTATCTGATGACCGATTTGGGTAAACGGATACGGAGTGTACTGACTTCATGA